Genomic window (Akkermansiaceae bacterium):
CTCCTGGTTTACACATGGCCATTGGACACAGCCCTATAAAACCTGTGTCTAGTTACTTGGAACCGGGGAAAATAGCAACTGCAAAAAAGTGCAGTGGAGTCCGGCGCTGAAGGAACTCGGGACCGTTACACAAAAAGGCCATGGGATGGAACCCATGGCCTTGGTTGATGTTGATTACAGCTGAAGCTATCGAGCTAGAGTCAATGAACAGCGGGAAATTTTATTTGGCGTCGTCTACCGTTGGGGCAGGCACGTCATTGAACTGGGGAAGCGGGCGAAGCTTGGGAGGACGCTCTTCACCGGTGCAGCAACCGCAGGAAGAAAGGGCAACACCACCTGCGACGGTGGCCAACATGACAAGAATTTTAAGTGCTTTCATAATGTAATTAGTACGGATCGTGTGTGTGTCTATGACTTGGTTTTCCTGCCATGGCAAGAAAAAAGAGGTATAAAAAGGGTGGGTCAGATCTAACTGACCCACCCTTGAGATGCGTTAATGTCGCATGGGAGCCTTACTTGACAGGGACGTCCACCACTGGTGCTGGAGGAACGACTGGATCAGGCTTGGAGCCACAGGATGCGCTGAGAGCGATACCGGCGGCGGCGGCAAGAATGATAGCGATTTTCATAGTATTAATTGCTTGGTTATTGGTTTGGGTTCTAGGGACTAGTGATTCCAAAATTACTTGGTCACTTCAACGGGAGGAGCTGGCTCAGGTGTTTTTGAGCAGCAGGATGCGCTGACCATAACTCCACAAGCGGCGGCGGCGATAGCGATAATTTGAACGAGTTTCATATTTTAGTTTGGGTTGTTATTTTTAGGATGGTTCATCAAGATGGATCGATTCCTTCTCGACGGGGCGGATGTTATGAAATCATACGATCCTTGCAAGATGTAAAATAAATAAAATGATCTATCTTTTTTCGATCGCGATCAGAGTGATGTCATCCATTTGGGGCTGGTCACCTGCGAAGTTAGATACAGCTTGCCGAATGGAGTCGACCACAGCCTCCGCGCCCATAGGTGCAGACTGCAAGAATACGGTTTTGAGCCGACCGGCACCAAACTCGTTATCGTCCTTGTCGACGGCTTCGCATACGCCGTCTGTGTAAAGCAGCAGGCAGTCGCCGGACTCCATCACGATATCGAGGTCCTTGGTGACCCGGTCAAACACATCCCCCTCGTCGATTCCCAGGGCCAGGCCGGGAGGTTTGATCGTCTCGATCTTCCCAGCGCCTCCACGAAACATCAAGGGCGCATCATGCCCAGCCCGGCAGAGGCGTAAATTACCAGTGCCGTTATCAAGCACCACGTAAACAAGACTGACAAACATATCTTCCCTAACATCGGGAAAAAGATGCCTGTTGACCAGGCCGAGGACTGCGGACGGGCTGGCGGTTACCTTCGCGATGAGGCGTAAAACGCTTCGACACATTGCCATCAGCAAGCCAGCGGGGACACCTTTGCCGGTGACATCGGCGATCACTACGCCCGAACGGTTTTCAGGCAGTTTGATATAATCGAAATAATCCCCACTGATCATCCTGGCCGGTGTGTTACTGCCACTGACGCGATAGCCTGGCATGATCGGCTCAGTCGATGGCAAGAGGACGTTCTGAACCTCGCGTGCCGTGCGGATCTCATCGTCCAACTTGCGTTTTTCGGTCAATTCCTGATGGATCACTGCATTGCCCATCGCAAAAGCAGACTGCTCGGAAACTGATCGAAACACATCAAAATCGTTCGAGGAAAAGGTGCCGTTTTCATGTCTGCGAATCACAGCCACGACACCAAGATCCCGACCGCCGTAATTGAGTGTGGCAATCATCGCGGAAATGTTTTCTTCATAACTGATAAACGCATCACGAAACGACTCGTGGTTTTTGACATTGGGAATGTGGAGGCAGCCGCCGGTTGCCAAAGCGGCTCCGAGCACCCCTTCATCGACAGACACTTTTGACAGAAGCACATGGCTACTCAGGACGCGGGGGTCTTTTTTAGCCCGGTTACTGATCTCAACCGGCACCCCGACCAGAAGCGGGCAACCGGATGAAATATATTTGGGCACCAGGTACAGCCGGTCGTCACTCAGCAAATAGAGCGCCCCACCGTCCGCGCTCAACACATCGCTGAACCCGTCCACGATTTCCTTGTAGAGCTGTGCCGGGGTGATGTCTTTTTCGATGGCCTGGCCAAGGTGGTGCAGGAAGTCGAACATTCTCTGCTCCTCACCAATGATATCCTCTTTTTCCTTTTCAAGCTGAATGAGACGCTGCCCCCTCGTGCGCAATGCCATCAAACAAACAACAAAGAGGATGGCCGTGATGGCGATGATCGCATAGACAGGAATTGTCATCGTGAATGTAAAGGGGGAATATGCGACAGTCTGAAAATCAATCGGATGGTGGAACCAGGTTCATCGTTTGGCGGCTTCCTTGGCCTTGACCTCAGCCTCTAGAAAATCAAGCACCGTTCCGAACTTCTGGGTATTGCTTGAATCAGCTTCGCATAACTGCTGATGAGCCTCGAGGACATGTGGTGCGTGGTCGATTTTCTCCTGGAGCATTTCACAGGTTTCAAGCTTAGCCCTAACATCCTCCATCTTCCCGCGCCAGCTTGCGTCGATAGGATCAATCTGCATCAGGACATCAAGCCCCAGGTCCTCGAGGGACTTGCGATTCCTTTCTCCCGGCTCGGCGACTTGAAGCCTGCCGTCCGGTATTTTCATCAAGCGCATGGCCAGCCCAGCCATCGTTCCCATGAATGTGGAGTCCATTCCCTTGCAAGCCGCGAGATCAACAACAATGCAGATTGCCCCATTATTGATCTCACGCTCGCACCATTCCTTAAGCATAGGACTGTTAAGAAATGATCCTTTACCGTCACAACGGATCCAGGAGAATTCGTTTTCGTGACGGGCTGAAATTGAGTTGTCTATACTCACTCTGATCTAGAGAGGTTTAATAAGGTCGATGCGTTAAAGCATATACCGCACTATCACTCCGGTCAATCATAAGAGGACCTTATTTTCACCTTTCGCCATTGGCGGCATGCATAGTAACGACATCCTCAGAGCGAGAAGCGGGTCCCTCCCTCCCCCCCGGCAACAATGGCAGCCAGGGCAGATGGTTTCCTGCCACTGGCGATCACCGTTTCCACGCCAGCATCGAGGGCGAATTTGACGGCCTTGAGTTTGGATGCCATGCCGCCGATTGAAAACTTCCCGTGGTCTGATCTAACGTGATCTGCAACGGCATCGACATCCTCAACCAGCTCCACCACAGTTCCATCTGCCCGCTGCAGGCCATCGACCGTGCTCAGCATGATGAGTAAGCGGGCACCGAGCATGCGGGCCACCTTCGCCGACAGCATATCGTTGTCCCCCACCCTCAGCTCCTGGATCGCCACCGAGTCGTTTTCATTGATGATCGGCACGATGTTTTTCTCTTTCAGCAAGCGGTGCAGGGTGTTCATCACATGATCACTCGGATTGACATTGTCGAGGTCGGCTGCGGTAAGGAGAATTTGCGCAACATTCAGTCTGAACTTCTGAAAAAGGTTCTCATACGCATGCATCAACCGGGTCTGGCCGACAGCGGCACAGGCTTGACGGGAGGGCGTGTCGTCAGGATAGCCTTTTAAGTTCAGAGCCGATACCCCTGCACCCACGGCACCGCTGGAAACCATCACACACGGAATCCCTGCGGATACCAGCTCTGCGACCGAGGTGACTAACCGGACGAGAGAAGCCTCGTCCAAAGTCCCGTCCTGCTCACGGGTCAATACACCCGTTCCAATTTTAATGACTACGATATCTTGTGGCATTGTCTTAAAGAAGGGAGGTGTTGCTTATCGGTGTGAGGCCACGCGGATCGCCTGGCAGACGGCTGGGAATACCTGTTTTTTACGGCTCACCACACCGGGGGCTT
Coding sequences:
- a CDS encoding SpoIIE family protein phosphatase, with the translated sequence MTIPVYAIIAITAILFVVCLMALRTRGQRLIQLEKEKEDIIGEEQRMFDFLHHLGQAIEKDITPAQLYKEIVDGFSDVLSADGGALYLLSDDRLYLVPKYISSGCPLLVGVPVEISNRAKKDPRVLSSHVLLSKVSVDEGVLGAALATGGCLHIPNVKNHESFRDAFISYEENISAMIATLNYGGRDLGVVAVIRRHENGTFSSNDFDVFRSVSEQSAFAMGNAVIHQELTEKRKLDDEIRTAREVQNVLLPSTEPIMPGYRVSGSNTPARMISGDYFDYIKLPENRSGVVIADVTGKGVPAGLLMAMCRSVLRLIAKVTASPSAVLGLVNRHLFPDVREDMFVSLVYVVLDNGTGNLRLCRAGHDAPLMFRGGAGKIETIKPPGLALGIDEGDVFDRVTKDLDIVMESGDCLLLYTDGVCEAVDKDDNEFGAGRLKTVFLQSAPMGAEAVVDSIRQAVSNFAGDQPQMDDITLIAIEKR
- a CDS encoding STAS domain-containing protein, which translates into the protein MLKEWCEREINNGAICIVVDLAACKGMDSTFMGTMAGLAMRLMKIPDGRLQVAEPGERNRKSLEDLGLDVLMQIDPIDASWRGKMEDVRAKLETCEMLQEKIDHAPHVLEAHQQLCEADSSNTQKFGTVLDFLEAEVKAKEAAKR
- the proB gene encoding glutamate 5-kinase, with the protein product MPQDIVVIKIGTGVLTREQDGTLDEASLVRLVTSVAELVSAGIPCVMVSSGAVGAGVSALNLKGYPDDTPSRQACAAVGQTRLMHAYENLFQKFRLNVAQILLTAADLDNVNPSDHVMNTLHRLLKEKNIVPIINENDSVAIQELRVGDNDMLSAKVARMLGARLLIMLSTVDGLQRADGTVVELVEDVDAVADHVRSDHGKFSIGGMASKLKAVKFALDAGVETVIASGRKPSALAAIVAGGEGGTRFSL